The Fragaria vesca subsp. vesca linkage group LG2, FraVesHawaii_1.0, whole genome shotgun sequence genome includes a window with the following:
- the LOC101293943 gene encoding uncharacterized protein LOC101293943, which translates to MLVDGISEWKNPTVHVGDSIIFQHKYHYNLYIFQNQGAFNVCNFTQATLLNKPDSTSYTWHPSRPGFFYFSFSNGSLLNTCQDTQKLAIRVSLTTMAPVAAPEPSSKTGSGGRGGSGGGVVSSSPTYPWPFQPHQASLSPSPEPSVGSLLPNKGGGMPFINSNPAVPLPTGEVDSATIRPIPTSGHQGQQVLVGLFAAQMALFSVVLLML; encoded by the exons ATGCTGGTAGATGGAATTTCAGAGTGGAAAAACCCTACTGTTCATGTAGGAGACTCCATCA TTTTCCAGCATAAGTATCACTACAACCTCTACATTTTCCAGAACCAAGGAGCCTTCAATGTCTGCAATTTCACTCAAGCCACACTTCTTAACAAACCCGATTCCACATCCTATACG TGGCACCCATCACGGCCTGGCTTCTTCTACTTCTCCTTCAGCAATGGTTCTCTGCTCAATACATGCCAAGACACTCAAAAGCTTGCTATAAGAGTTTCTTTAACAACAATGGCTCCAGTGGCTGCCCCAGAACCCAGTTCCAAGACAGGTTCTGGTGGCCGGGGAGGCAGTGGTGGTGGTGTAGTGTCATCTTCTCCAACATATCCATGGCCTTTCCAGCCTCACCAAGCTTCCTTATCGCCAAGTCCAGAGCCAAGTGTCGGCTCTTTACTTCCAAATAAAGGTGGTGGCATGCCATTTATCAACAGCAACCCTGCTGTTCCTCTGCCTACTGGTGAAGTCGATTCTGCTACAATCCGCCCTATACCTACCTCTGGCCACCAAGGACAG CAGGTGTTGGTGGGGTTATTTGCTGCTCAAATGGCTCTATTTAGTGTGGTTCTCTTGATGCTATAA
- the LOC101294229 gene encoding uncharacterized protein LOC101294229 → MDLELGLKISHTTDDLTSSSDFRIAKNKSAPVFISNETETSFILTAHLKGYKKEHVDIDINEEGTQLGITVEKPVHEKVMSGWSMKSKEGETRGFRKVFRIPDGVVLSRIKAKFNDQDSTLKIFMPKVVKGVVGVGVKELQEEGVIIGRPQMTEAATDEVPETEKMRMKKNSQAKGKEVEKETYTKEIVLDDQELQTKDPRETKGGGMESEESKEQKIAENKEADRIEREDAERRSKEETHGGVKNDKSTEATHRVAKPSQEIEETETRIEEPANSNEMPEAMPEKKKLLDKCECSEMGKGKDVGEKSTAEKKLAASEKSKLLSTPLIIAGSALLVSIVLLAIYRIRNRKK, encoded by the exons ATGGACCTTGAATTAGGACTCAAGATCAGCCATACTACGGATGATCTTACTTCCTCTTCTGATTTTCGGATTGCGAAGAACAAATCTGCCCCTGTTTTCATATCCAATGAAACGGAAACCTCGTTCATCCTCACTGCCCACCTTAAAG GTTATAAAAAAGAGCATGTTGATATTGACATTAATGAAGAAGGAACTCAGCTAGGCATTACTGTTGAGAAACCAGTTCATGAGAAGGTGATGTCAGGATGGTCAATGAAAAGCAAAGAAGGGGAGACAAGGGGATTTAGAAAAGTCTTTCGGATCCCAGATGGAGTGGTTTTGAGTCGAATCAAGGCCAAGTTTAATGATCAAGACTCAACTCTCAAAATCTTCATGCCAAAAGTGGTGAAAGGAGTCGTTGGCGTTGGGGTTAAGGAACTGCAAGAAGAAGGGGTGATCATAGGGAGACCACAGATGACAGAAGCTGCGACTGATGAGGTTCCTGAAACTGAGAAAATGAGAATGAAAAAGAACTCTCAGGCTAAGGGAAAAGAGGTAGAAAAAGAAACCTACACGAAAGAAATTGTATTGGATGATCAAGAGTTGCAGACCAAGGATCCAAGAGAAACTAAAGGTGGAGGGATGGAATCAGAAGAAAGTAAAGAACAAAAGATTGCAGAGAATAAAGAAGCTGATAGGATTGAGAGAGAGGATGCTGAACGAAGAAGCAAGGAAGAAACACATGGAGGTGTCAAGAATGATAAAAGCACTGAAGCAACTCATAGAGTTGCTAAACCTTCACAAGAAATTGAAGAAACTGAAACTCGCATCGAAGAACCTGCTAACTCAAACGAAATGCCAGAAGCAATGCCAGAGAAGAAGAAATTACTTGACAAGTGTGAATGTTCTGAAATGGGGAAAGGAAAGGATGTGGGTGAGAAATCAACTGCAGAGAAGAAGCTTGCTGCATCAGAAAAGTCCAAGTTGCTCTCCACTCCTTTGATCATTGCAGGTTCAGCCCTTCTCGTCTCTATTGTACTGCTAGCAATTTACAGGATTAGGAATAGAAAGAAATAG